The segment TGAAAGAACTTCGAAGCCCTCAATGCGGGCGTAACGCCAGGCTTCAGGCTCGGGGAGGATGGGCGAATCCTGAACTGTAAATGTCGGCAGTTCGATCGCGGAATCCTGTCCTCCGGCGGCGGCGGTGGATCCGGGGACTGAGGCTTGGGCCCAAAGACCGAGGCTCATCGCGCTCAGGCCGCACGCCCCGAGGAACATCCGGAATATTCGGTGAGTCATGATTGATGAGGCCGTGGGGAGGAAAGGCATGAGGAGGGCTTCACTTTTTTTCTGAAAGCCTGGGCGCGAGCCGGAGCTCCCTTCTGAAAAGGTCCAAAGCCTGGCCGCGGAATACAATGACGTCGGCGCTTTCGGTGGCCGTCGCATCGATGGGCCAGCGGTCCAGATCGCCGAGGAAGTTTTGATCGATGATCGAACCGGCACCAAGGACATGCACCGCACCGTCGGAGGTGGTGATCTCGATGCTTCCCCGGCGCACAAAGTAGAAGGCGCGGAGCGGGTCGCCTTTGCTCACGAGGGCTTCATCTTTTTCAAGGTGAATGGCTCGCAGCACGTCGTCGCTCGGCGGTACGACAAGGCTGATGTCCCGGCTGAAAACCAGTTCCATCGTCCAGTCGACGATCACGCGCAGCTTGCGTGCAAGCCCCGGCAGCTTTTCGAGGTAGATGGTCCGCCACATCCACCACGCGATGAAGCCGCGAAAATGAAAACCCAGGATTTCCGCAACCGCCTCGCGCGAGCCAATCGTCGCCAGTTGTCCAAGATACCTGTAGGCGAAGGGCTTGAGGTGCTGATTTTTTAGCGCACGCGCCAGATTCCCACCCAGTTGCTGCCCATGACGGAGCGCGAATTGCGAAGTGGGGGGCGACACCTTGATCGTGCCCCGGTCATTCCACGGCACGGCGGCGCAGTCGCCCGCAGCCCACAGATGAGTCTGCCCGGGCACGCGCATGGTGGGTTCCGTGTCGATACGACCCTTTGTCGCGGTCGCGCCAATCTGCCTGCAAATGTCCAGGATCAGCGGGTTGGGTGCGCTCCCGACCGTCGACACGAGCGTGGCTGCATCTATGGTCGAGCCATTGTCGAGAATCGCCTTGGTGGCGGTGACCTCAATCACGCGCGTGTTCAGCCGCACCTCCACCTTGTTTCGTTCGAGGACCCTTCGGGCATAGGCTCCAAGTTCCGGCCCGATCTCCGCCAGAAGGTGACTCTGGCTGTGAACCAGGATAACCCGCGGGTGAGAGGATCTCAGGTTGAAATACAGGTGGGAACATTCGGTGACGAGCGCGTTGATCTGTCCGGCCGTTTCAACACCGGTGTAACCGCCGCCCACCACGACGAATGTGAGCAGGCGCTCGCGCACAACGGGATCCTCAATGAGATTGGCCTCCTCCAAACGGTTGATGATCGCCGACCTAAGTCGCAGGGCATCCGCCACTGTGCGCATGGGCCAGCCATACTCCTTGAGACCGGGCACTTTTGACAGATCGGTCACGGCACCCAGAGCCAGGACCAAGTGCTCGAATTGAACGGGTTGGTTTCGCGTGAATCTGCCGCCGTCCAGGGTCAGTTCCCGGCGGGACCAGTCGATCGCATGGATCCTTCCCTGCAGCACGGTCACGCGCCGGCAGAAGTGCCGGAGCGGGTTGACGACGTCGTGGGCCACCAGTGAGGAGCCGACCACCTCGGCCAGCATCGGCTGAAACGTGAAGACGTTTCGTTCCGAGATCATGGCGATGCGGAGGCGGCCCTCCTCCCGTCCCAGCAACTTTCCCAGTACACGTGCGCAATAGGCGGCGGCGAAGCCTCCACCGGCGATGACCACTTCGTATTTCATTGGCTGGTTTCCGATCATCGCAGGAGCCTCCAAGGTTTGAAACCCTAAATGCTTCCTGCTTCCCGATGCGGGATCCGGCAGTCGCATTGACGGCGCTTGCGCCATCGCCTATTGCTGAACCTTTCCGCCATTCATCTGTCCATCGCCCGCAATCCCTCCATGCCCAGATCATCCCGCCGACCCCCTCCGTTCACTCCCTTTGCCGCCGCTTTCGCCGTGGCCTCCGGACTGCTCCTGTTCGCGGGATGCCAGGCCGCCTATTTCGGCGCGCTCGAGAAAATGGGCATTCCGAAGCGGGAGGTTCTGGTCGATCGCGTCGCCAGCGCGCGCTCCTCCCAGGAGGCGGCGAAGGAGCAGTTCGCGAGCGCACTCGAAAAGCTTCTGGCGATCACGAAGGTCGAACCCGGCGAGATCAAGGAGCGGTACGACCTGCTCAACGCGGAGCTCAAGCGCAATGAGGCGCGCGCCGCCGACGTGCGCCACCGGCTGAACGGCGTGAGGGATGTCGCCGAGGCCCTGTTCGACGAGTGGAATGACGAACTCAAGCAGTACTCCAGCGCGGAACTCAGGAACCGCAGTGCCGCGCAGTTGGAGAAGACTCAGCGCAACTACCGGGATCTCATGATCGTGATGGAGCGTGCTGCCGCCCGCATGGAGCCCGTCCTGAACGCATTTCGCGACCAGGTGCTTTTTCTCAAGCACAACCTGAACGCCCAGGCCGTGCGCTCGCTCGACACGACGTCGCAGACGCTCCAGGAGGATATTGGAAAGCTGATTGCCGACATGGAGAATTCGATTCGAGAGGCCGACGAATTCATCCAGACGCTGAAGCCGGCCGGCTGACCGCCCCTGAGGGGTCAGTCCCCGGCGTCAGCGCATTCTCGCGAGCAGCAGTGTGCGGTCGTCGGTGCGGGTTGAAAGCGTCGTGAACTGGCGGAGATAGCGGTTCAATTTTGCGATCATTTCCGCAAGCGGTCGTCCGGCATCGCGGGCAAGCGTCGCACTCAAGCGCTCCCGCCCAAACTCCTGTCCGTTCGCATTGCACGCCTCGTTGACGCCGTCGGTGTAGAGCGCGAGCAGGTCGCCCGGTCGCAGCGCGACCTCCGCCGTGTCGAGCGTTTCGTCGAATATCGCGGCCGGGCACAGGCCCAGCGCGAGGCCGCCGGCTTCAAGGAGCTCGATGGGATCGCCGCCCGAGCGCACGATTAGGGGAGGTTCATGTCCGGCCCTGCAGTAGCGCAGCATCCCCGCGTCCAGATCGAGCACGCCGTAGAAAAGGCTGATGTACATTCCCGCCGGCATGTCCGGCTGGACGGATGCATTGACCTTCTTGAGAACAATCGCCGGATCGGGCTCGCCTGGCGCAAAGAGGCGCAGCGTCGCGCGGCAGGACGCCATCATCAATGCGGCCGCTGTTCCCTTGCCCGAAACATCCGCGATCGTGAACCCCCACTTTCGAGGCGCCACCGGGATGACATCGTAGTAGTCGCCTCCGATCGTGAGCGACAACTCGCAGTGGGCGGCGACATCGACCTCGGCGATCTCGGGAAACTCCTGGGGGAGCAGGTGCTGCTGGACTTCATGCGCCACGCGAAGGTCCCGCTCACGGTTGGCCCGCTCGGCCTCCTCCGCGAGCTTGCGGGCCGTGATGTCGGTGATCAGCCCCTCGTGATGGGTGACATTTCCAAAGGCATCGTGACGGACCACGGTGTGGTCGTCCACCCAGCGCACGGATCCGTCCCTGCAGACAATGCGGTACTCCTGGTTGTACTCGCCATGGTTGGCCGCTTCGTGGGTCGCAACCTCCTCGGAGACGCGCTCCCGGTCATCCGGGTGCGTGAGATCGATGAAGCGGATGCGCTGTGTGACAAGGTCCTCGGGCGTGAAGCCGAACTGACGGATGCTTTGGGAAACAAACTCGACGGGCCAGTTGCCTTGTTCCGCGCGCCAGAGCACAACGACGGACGGCGAGCGGTCGACAATGCGCTCCATTTCCTCACGACGGGCCAGCGCGGCCCTGAGATCGTCCTGTGCCGAGCGGCGAAGGCTGATGTCGCGCCCGACACCGAAGAACGCGGTTCTGCCATCGCGATCGCTGTAGGCCGAACCGGACGATGCATGCCAGATCCAGCGACCATCCTGGTGCTGCATGCGATATTCGACCGAGCCGCTGTTGGGCCGTCCCGCAAGGATGCCTTCGATGAAGATACGGCAGAGGCGTGCATCGTCGGGATGGACGAATTCGAAGAACGAACGCCCGATGACGCTGTCCGCAGGGTGCCCCAGTTTTGATGTCCATGCGGGTGACACGAACTTGTAGGTGAATTCGGGCGTCAGTGCATAGAGGATCTCGCTTGCGATGCTCAGGTAGGTGCGCCAGCGCAGCTCGCTGCGCCGCAGCTCCTCCTCGGCGGCGCGGCGGGCGGTGATGTCCTCCAGCATGGCGAAGTGATGGGTCACGGCGCCCTCGGCGTTTCGCAGCACGACGACGGTCAGGTTGCTCCACATCACCCGTCCGTCACGGTGAATGTACCGCTTCTCCATGCTGAAGCGGTCGCGCAGCCCGGTGTAGATCTGCGACGTGAGATCCTCCTGGCGCTTCCAATCATCGGGGTGGGTGACGCGCTGGATATTGTCGATGTCGAGCGCATCCTCCTCACTCAGGCCGCAGAGTTCGAGAAACCTGCGGTTGACATGATTCAGTCCGGGACGGCCCTGCGCATCCATTTCACGCCAGCTGATTCCGATCGGTGCATGCTTGAAGAACAGGCTGAGTTCGTCGCGGGATTCCTTCAGTTCGCCCTTCTGCACGTCCAGCTTTCCAGAGAGATCGGTTGCGGCCGCCTCAGCCGCTTTCAGCGCCGTGACGTCCGTGAGGATTGCGAGAAAGAACCTGGGTGCGCCATCGGGGCCTGGAACAGGATGGATGGTGCTTTCGACCCAGTAGAAACGGCCGTCCTTGGTGCGGTTGCAGAAGGTCCCGTGCCAGGGTTTGCCGGATCGGATCTGGGTCCACAGGTCCTTGTAAAATTTCGCGGAATGCGCCCCGGACTTGATCAGCGAATGGGTTTTTCCTACAAGTTCCTGATTGGAGTAGCCGGAGATTTCCGTGAACGCCTCGTTGGCGTAGAGAATCACGCCCTCTGCATCGGTAACCGCCACGATTCCGTGAACATCCATGACCCGGGGCAGCCACGTGGAGAGAAGATCGGAGGGAAGTGGCGAAATGGGGGAGGACATGGTCTGTTCCGGAACGCGGAAACATAAAGGCTGCGACACAGGCGTAAATCCCCAAAAGCGCCTGCGCAGAACAGGACTGTCTCCGGATGCGGCGCCAGACTTTCGCCACGGTGCATGCTTGCAACCCGGGGCCGCTCGATGAACTTGTGCGGGAGATGAAGCTGATTTCGTGGAACGTCAATGGCATCCGCGCCTGCATAAGGAAGGGGTTTCTCGATTTCATGGCCGCCAGCGACGCGGACGTGATCTGCCTGCAGGAGACAAAGTCCCACCCCGGTGATGTCCAGCACGTCGAATGGCCCGGCGGCTACCAGGTGACGTGGAACAGCGCCGTGAAGCGCGGCTACGCGGGCACGGCCATCTTCAGCCGGGTGAAGCCGAAGTCGGTCACGGTCGACATGGGTTTTGCCGATCACGATGCTGAAGGGCGCGTCATCGCCGCCGAGTTTCCGGATTTTTTTCTCGTGACGGTTTACGCGCCAAATTCACAGAGAGGCCTCACCCGCCTCGACTACCGCGTGAAGGAGTGGGATCCGGCGTTTCTCGCCTACATCACGCGGCTTGAAAGGAAGAAGCCCGTGGTTTTCTGCGGCGATCTCAATGTGGCCCATGCGGAGATCGATCTGGCGAATCCGAAGACGAACCGGCGCAACGCCGGGTTCACCGACGAGGAGCGCACGAATTTCGGAAATCTGCTGTCGAGGGGATTCGTCGACACCTTTCGGGCGTTCTCACCGGACCCCGGGCACTACACCTGGTGGAGCCAGATGATGAACTGCCGCGCCCGGAACATCGGGTGGCGTGTCGATTATTTCGTGGCTTCGGAAAAGTTGAGGCCCGCGCTCAAGCGTGCCTGGATAAGCCCCGAAGTGATGGGAAGCGACCACTGTCCGGTCGGTCTGGAACTCGCCTAGCCGTCAGACCCAGGCGCGTCCCCTGGGCATGACAAAGCATGCCCCTCCAGCGGAGGGGGATGCATGCCCGTACAGCGGAGGGATGCCGACAAGTAGCGGAGGGTTTTTCTATTTTGGAGGGGCACGCTCCGTCGTGCCCTGGGGACGGGCGACAGGAATCTGCGCCCGATCGTCAAGTGCCGGCCCTTCAGGGAGTGTCCAGCAGGCTGTGCTCGCGGAGCCAGGCTTCGGCGAGGGAGGGCCAGTCGGAGGCGGTGCCCAGGCCGCGCTTCATGCCGAAGCCGTGGCCGCCGCGCTCGAAGAGATGCATGTCCGCCGGCACCTTGGCGCGGGTCAGCGCCTGATGGAACAGGATGCTGTTTTCGACCGGCACGACGGCGTCGTCCTGGGAGTGGAAAAGGATCGTTGGCGGCGTGTTCGCGGTCACCTGTTTCTCAACGGAAAGCAGATCCAGGAGCGAGCGCGCGGGGGCCTTGCCGAGAAGGGACACACGGGATCCGGCGTGCGCGGCGGGGCTCACGAATGTGATGACCGGGTACATCAGAATCATGAAGTCGGGTCGCGCGCTCACGGAGTCGATTGCCGCGCCGGTTCGTGCGTCGGCATGGTCAAAAAGCGTGCCGGCGCAGGCGGCGAGGTGACCGCCCGCCGAGCTTCCGATGACACCGATGCGGTCGGCGCGAACACCAAAATCAGCGGCCCGTGATCGAACCAGGCGAATTGCGCGGGCGACATCCTGCAGGGGAGCCGGATGGCCGTAGTCCTTGATGCGATACTTGAGGACGAAGGTCGTGATCCCCAGCGAGCCCAGCCAGCGCGCGTACTGGGTGCCCTCACGATCGGTGACCACGGTGGAATAGCCGCCGCCCGGAATGACGATCATGGCGGTGCCATTGCTTCTATCCACCGCGGGCCTGAGGAAGGTGACCGAAGGGCCGGCGTCCGGCTCGGCCGCACCAGCTTGAGCAGGCTTGTCCCTGAGGTTGATTCCGACGTGAGGCACGCCCTCCGGCCAGAGCGGGACAACCGTGTTGTCGGCGGGGATGCCGATTGCGGGATCGGCGGCGAGCGCGAGGGATGCGAGGGTCACGAGCAGAGGAGGGGGTTTCATCGGGTGGTTCTCAGATTGGTTTGGCCTCCCCCCGGCGCCGCTCGATTACCGGACGTAGGGAAGCGGGTGGTGTTTGACGAGTGCGTCGACCCTCCTGCGCGCGTCGTCGAGGGCGGCGGCTTCGCCGGGAGTTCCGGCGGCCTTGAGCACGATGTCGATCGCTTCGGCGACGAGAGGCATGTCGGCCTCGACAAAGCCGCGCGTGGTCAGGGCGGGCGTGCCGATGCGTATGCCGGAGCCCTGGAAGGGAGAGCGGGTTTCGAACGGAACGGTGTTCTTGTTGAGCGTGATGTGCGCGAGGTCGAGCGTCTCCTGGGCCTTCTTTGCGGTGAGGTCCGGGAGATTGTGACGCAGGTCGACGAGAAAGAGGTGGTTGTCGGTTCCTCCGGAAACGACCTTGTAGCCCCTGGAGATCATGGCTCCGGCGAGCGCCTTTGCGTTGCTCACGATCTGCCGGGCGTAGCGGGCGAAGTCCGGCTTCAGGCACTCATGGAAACAAACGGCCTTGGCGGCGATGACATGCATGAGCGGCCCGCCCTGGGCGCCGGGAAACACGGCGGAGTCGATGGCCTTCGCGTGGGCGGCCTTGCAGAGGATGAGACCCCCGCGCGGGCCGCGCAGCGTCTTGTGGGTTGTCGTCGTGACGAAGTCGGCGTAGGCGACGGGCGACGGGTGCACCCCGCCTGCGATCAGGCCGGCGATGTGGGCGATGTCGGCGAAGAGCAGCGCGCCGGCGTCGCGGGCGATCTCCCCCATGCGGGCGAAGTCGATCGTGCGCGAATAGGCGCTGGCGCCCACGGTGATCATCCGCGGCTTCTCGCGCGCGGCGACCGCGGCGAGCTCGTCGTAGTCGATCAGTCCGTTGTCCTCGCGGACCCCGTATTGAAAGAACTGATACAGTTTTCCGGAGAAATTGGCCGGATTGCCGTGCGTCAGGTGTCCGCCGTGCGAGAGATTCATGCCGAGCACCTTGTCGCCCGGCGCGAGCACGGAGGTGTAGACGGCGAAGTTGGCCTGCGCGCCGGAATGCGGCTGCACGTTGGCGTGCTCGGCGCCGAAGAGACGTTTTGCGCGCTCGATTGCGAGAGACTCCACCTTGTCGACATGCTCGCAGCCGCCGTACCAGCGTTTGCCGGGATAGCCTTCCGCGTACTTGTTCGTCAGGACGCTGCCCTGGGCCTCCATCACCGCGGGGTAGGTGTAGTTTTCCGAGGCGATGAGCTCCAGATGGCTTTGCTGGCGCGAGAATTCGGCCGAGATGGCGGCCTGGATTTCAGGATCAACCGTGGCAAGAGGCTGGGTGTTGAGCATGGTGGAGGGAAATGGTGCGCCGCCTGCGGCGGCTTCGGAATCAGAAAGGCAGGAAACGGCGGTCACTGAAATCAAAAACCTAGGAAAGGCGTGCGACCCGGCCCCTGAGGAACTCCACGACCGACGGGATGGCCTCGACCATTTCATCGCGGCTGGTCTCGTACTCCGACAGCGGACCGCCGAAGGGATCCGCGATTTCACGATGCGCACCCTCCGGGAGGAAATCCCGGAAGAGGAAGACGGTGTCGGGATTCGGAAAGAACTGGAGAAGGACCACATTGCGGTGAGTTTCGGTCATGCCGAAAATCGCCAGCGCATTCGACACAAGCTCCTGGGTCAGCGGCTGGCTCTCGTGTCCGGAAACATCAATGCCCACCTTCTTCATGGCCGTGACGGAATGCGGGGAAACCGGCTCACCCTGCCGGCAGCTCACTCCGGCGGAGATCACCTTGATGGATCGCAGGGGTTCCGGTTGTGCGGCCAGGGCGTGCGAAAGCAGGCCGGCCGCCATGGGACTGCGGCAGATGTTGGCCGTGCAAACCAGGATGACATAGCCGGGAGAATTCATGGTAGGCGGTGACAACGAAAACTGTTTGAAAGGAAAGGCAATTCTCCCGGGCTCGCCTTGGCAAATTGCGTGAGTGGCGATTGCGGGTTCACGTGCCCGGGATCTGCTTCATGGCAACGAGCGCCTGGAAGAGGTGGATCGCCCGCTGCAGCACCATGTCCTGGGGATGGGATGCCGCTGCGGCTGAAGTGTTCTCAGCGCTGCCCGCGTGCGCAGTCGGGGCGGCGGCTTCGTCGGACTCAGGATCGAGGAGATCCGGAGGAGATTCCGGCAATGGCACGCCGTTGGCATGGTCGCGCACCATCGCCGCCTCGTCGTACCGCTTTTTCTCCAGCTTCGACGGCAGCAACTCCTGGGGTGCCTTGCCGGCGTCGATGGCGTCGCGTGCCTTTTCATCCTCGCTCAAGGGCGTTGATACCGGGACGTCCGGATTGATCGCTGGTGATGCGGCGCCGAGCGTGATCAGGTAGCGCTGTCGCCCGTCGAGGATCTGGACGATATCCGCGGAAGTCGTGGAATCGATCAATACGAGCCGAAGGGGAGGCTGCGTTGAAGCTTTCACCCAGTCTTCTACAATCTGAAGGGCTTCGGCACCGGCAGAGCGTGCGCCACGCAGGTCGATGACTGTGGCCCCGACCGGCAGTTCCGGCGCAACCTGGGGCAGTGTTTGGATGCGCTGGTAGGAGAGGCCGCTGATCAGCGTGGTGACTGCCGTGGGGTCGGGGCCGCCCGACGACTGCTCCGCGAGAAGGCTGCCGGCGAGCAGCACGGTGAGAGCGCAGACGCGGCGGAGTGCCAGCCAGTTTGAACGTCGGTGACTCATTTTCTCAAAAGCTGGCGGGCGCCGATGTCGCGCCGGAAATACCTGCCGGCAAATTCCACTGTCTCGCAGGCCTGGTAGGCAGCGTGGGCGGCCGCCTTCAGTGATGTTCCGAGCGCGGTCACTCCCAGCACGCGTCCCCCGGCGGTGACAACTGCGCCGTCAGCGCGGCGGCTGGTTCCAGCGTGGTAGAAGGTGACGCCCGCCGGTGGGCGTGCGGGCAGGGTGATGAGGTCGCCCTTCGCATATGAGTTCGGATATCCCTTTGCGGCGACAACGACGCAAACCGCGGATTCTGGGCGGATTTCCAGTTTGATTTCGGGAAGGCATCCGGTGGATGCGGCCCAGAGCAGCGCGAGCACGTCGCTCTTGATCCTAGGCAGGACAACCTGGGTTTCGGGATCGCCGAAACGCGTGTTGTACTCCAGCACACTGGGCCCGGCGGGAGTGAGCATGATGCCGATGAAGAGCGTGCCGCAGAAATGGATTCCCTCCGCAGCGATGGCGTGAACGGACGGACGCACGATTTCGGTTTCGATGCGGTTCCACAGGGCGGGAGTGACAACCTCGGCGGGGGAATACGTGCCCATGCCGCCGGTGTTGGGTCCCGTGTCGCCGTCGCCGATGCGCTTGTGGTCCTGGGACGTCGGCAGCATCAAGTAGTCGCGGCCTGAAACGACCACGAGCATGGAGGTTTCCTCTCCGGTGAGGCAGTCCTCCACGAGGATTTTTCCGCCGTCCGACGAATGCAGCGCGAGCAGCGTGTGCACGGCCGCCTCGGCTTCCGCGTGGGACTGTGCAACCACGACGCCCTTGCCTGCGGCGAGGCCGTCGGCCTTGACGACGATGGGAGCCGGCCTTGCGCGAATGTAGGCGATTGCGTCCTCCGCCTTCTGGAAGAAGGCTGCCGGCGCCGTCGGGATGCGGTATTTCTGGAGGATTTCCTTGGTGTAGATCTTGGAAGCCTCGAGTCGCGCACCATCTGCCTTGGGGCCGTAGGCGGGGATGCCGAGTGCCTGCAGGCGGTCGACGAGGCCCAGTGCCAGCGGCACTTCGGGACCGACAACCACGAACTCCACCTTTTCCCTCCGGGTGAGTTCGACCAGGCCGTCAATGTCATCCGCGGAGACCGGGTGGCAGGTGACGTCAGAGGCGATGCCGGCGTTGCCGGGGGATGCGATCACCCTGGGGGAGGAGGGAGATGCGAGCAGCGCGCGCACCAGCGCGTGTTCGCGGCCGCCGGAGCCAACAACGAGGACTGAGCGGGGAAGAGCGGTCATGAGCGAAAGAGGAAAATGCGGGATCAGAGGACCTGCAGTTTCTTGCGGTAGAACGCGACAACCTCCTCGGGGTCGTCGGAGAACAGGATGTAGTCCAGCATCCAGGCGGGAGCCCGCTGCGTGCGCACCATTTCCTGCAACTGGCCGCGGAGGTCGGCGAAGAAGGTGGAGTCGAAGAAAACGTAGGGCACGCGCTGGCGGATTCCGAGTTTCAGATTGCAGAGCTCGATGCCGATCTCCTCGAGCGTGCCCACCCCGCCGACGTTGAAGATGCAGAAATCCGCGACCTCGAACCATTTTTGCCGGAAATGGCGGGAGTGTTCCTGAAAGGTGTTGAAGAAATCGACACCGAGCTCCGGAGGCTGGGCCTCAAGCTCGAGGAAACACGCCCCGGTGAGCGCGCCCTGGCTTCGGGCCTGGTCGGTGGCCAGGCGCATCACTCCACCACCTCCTCCCGTGAGCACGCCGACGTTGGGTCCAACGAAGCCGGTGAGCGTGTCGATCAGCGTTGAGATCCGGCGCGTCTGCTCGACATCGAGTCCGGCGGCGCTTCCGTAGAACGCGAGGATGGTTGCGCCCTCGAAGCGTTTCACCAGTTCCTCCCGAATGAAGAACCCCTGGTCCTTCTTGTAGGTGTGGATGTACAGGTCGCCCATGGCGGTGTTGTACCAGTACACGTCGAGTCCGATGGCGTAGAAGCTGTCGAGCCGGCTGTGCGCGTTGCTGGAGAGGAAGAAACCGTGGGTGCGCGACGGTTTGCGAAAGACGATGCGGCGCAGCTTGAGCTCGTGGATGCGGGTGAGGAGCTCGATGTTCTCGAACAGATTCGGAAAGTAATCGATCAGCAGGGTGTCGGCGTCAGGCGGGGCGTTGTCGAGCGCCTGCACCATGGTCTTGTAGCCGCAGGCGTCGAGTCGCGCCTCGGCGAGTTTTCCCCGGAGGCTGGGAGGGCTGCCCGCCTGAAAGAAAAGGCAGGCGTTCTCCATCAGGGCGCTCTGACCGCGCACGGTGATCGTGGTCTTGGGGCGGGCCTCGGCGGTGCTTTTCGGGGGATTTTCGTCGAGGCACTGGTAGATGTCGGTGACGGTCGAGAGCAGCCGGGTGCGGCGCCGGGCGATGGCCTTGGTTTCAGGGTCGGCGGGCGGTGGCGCGCGGAAAATCTCGACGGAGACGAGTGGATTCACGACCGGCTGGTCGCCGGTGTTGTAGATCTCCAGCATGACGTTCGTGCCGAAGGTCTTGAGGGGATCCAGGAGCACGGCGCTGGTGTGGATGCCGAAGTGTCCCTCGCCCTGGTTGAGCACGACGTAGTGCTCCTTCAGATACATGGAGCAGCTTGTCAGGATGCCCGAGCGGGGGGGGACGGTGAGCGGTGAGGCTTCATGGCGGATCTGGACCTTGTCGAGGTAGGACCGTCCGGCCTCGCCGGATACAAGGCGCTCGAAGCTGCCGCGCGGGAGCTTGGGATTGAGCGAGTAGGTGACCTGGTGGGGCGTGAGATAGACGCGCCCGTCGCGGTCTATGCTGATGGTGTTGGGCAGCTTGATCTTGTTCGACTTGACGCTCGCCCAGATCTCGCCGGTGGTCAGCTTGGCTGCGGGCGGGGCGTAGTAGAGGCGCCCGACGGGGACCCCGGGCCGGAGCAGCTTTTTCCAGAAAGGGGTGTTGGGAAAGCTGGTGTCGTAGATGAATGCATCGGCCTCGATGGTGAGGCGGTTGCCGTCGATGCAGAAGGGGCCGCGCATGAGCATTTCGATGCCGATGCGCGCGAGGGTGCTTCTCAGGGTGAATCGCACGTCGGCGAGGTGGGC is part of the Opitutaceae bacterium genome and harbors:
- a CDS encoding LOG family protein, with amino-acid sequence MHHDQFWTSQDGQILLVKPKDDAGAILTLAFWPRNPAEFEFLKAHLADVRFTLRSTLARIGIEMLMRGPFCIDGNRLTIEADAFIYDTSFPNTPFWKKLLRPGVPVGRLYYAPPAAKLTTGEIWASVKSNKIKLPNTISIDRDGRVYLTPHQVTYSLNPKLPRGSFERLVSGEAGRSYLDKVQIRHEASPLTVPPRSGILTSCSMYLKEHYVVLNQGEGHFGIHTSAVLLDPLKTFGTNVMLEIYNTGDQPVVNPLVSVEIFRAPPPADPETKAIARRRTRLLSTVTDIYQCLDENPPKSTAEARPKTTITVRGQSALMENACLFFQAGSPPSLRGKLAEARLDACGYKTMVQALDNAPPDADTLLIDYFPNLFENIELLTRIHELKLRRIVFRKPSRTHGFFLSSNAHSRLDSFYAIGLDVYWYNTAMGDLYIHTYKKDQGFFIREELVKRFEGATILAFYGSAAGLDVEQTRRISTLIDTLTGFVGPNVGVLTGGGGGVMRLATDQARSQGALTGACFLELEAQPPELGVDFFNTFQEHSRHFRQKWFEVADFCIFNVGGVGTLEEIGIELCNLKLGIRQRVPYVFFDSTFFADLRGQLQEMVRTQRAPAWMLDYILFSDDPEEVVAFYRKKLQVL
- the purD gene encoding phosphoribosylamine--glycine ligase → MTALPRSVLVVGSGGREHALVRALLASPSSPRVIASPGNAGIASDVTCHPVSADDIDGLVELTRREKVEFVVVGPEVPLALGLVDRLQALGIPAYGPKADGARLEASKIYTKEILQKYRIPTAPAAFFQKAEDAIAYIRARPAPIVVKADGLAAGKGVVVAQSHAEAEAAVHTLLALHSSDGGKILVEDCLTGEETSMLVVVSGRDYLMLPTSQDHKRIGDGDTGPNTGGMGTYSPAEVVTPALWNRIETEIVRPSVHAIAAEGIHFCGTLFIGIMLTPAGPSVLEYNTRFGDPETQVVLPRIKSDVLALLWAASTGCLPEIKLEIRPESAVCVVVAAKGYPNSYAKGDLITLPARPPAGVTFYHAGTSRRADGAVVTAGGRVLGVTALGTSLKAAAHAAYQACETVEFAGRYFRRDIGARQLLRK